One Deinococcus reticulitermitis DNA segment encodes these proteins:
- a CDS encoding helix-turn-helix transcriptional regulator — translation MKAQEQLRMLILAVLERQPEHGYAIAQAIKARSEGLLTAREGALYPALHALEAEGLIESAEYEVSGRIRREYRLTEQGGKALAKARGDWQKRVRAIGAVLGGEA, via the coding sequence ATGAAAGCGCAGGAACAGCTCCGGATGCTGATTCTGGCGGTGCTGGAGCGGCAGCCCGAGCACGGCTACGCGATTGCCCAGGCGATCAAGGCCCGCTCGGAGGGGCTGCTCACGGCGCGGGAGGGCGCACTCTACCCGGCGCTGCACGCCCTGGAAGCCGAGGGGCTGATCGAGAGCGCGGAGTACGAGGTATCAGGGCGAATCCGGCGCGAGTACCGCCTGACCGAGCAGGGCGGCAAGGCGCTCGCCAAAGCGCGTGGCGACTGGCAAAAGCGTGTGCGGGCCATCGGGGCGGTGCTGGGAGGGGAAGCGTGA
- a CDS encoding S8 family serine peptidase, protein MNTKSTQFTALALLTGAITLASCGQTSAPKAVPNAQTKPGLSMPTTDQGTGRWFIELEGEVGPGGLSAQSIGAQQAQFRALAASRNLQFQEVASFDTVFNGFSVKADESTVRRLAKLPGVSNVFPVVQVERPKTQAATLTPEMASAPGMTGAAYLREELGLTGKDVKVAVMDTGIDNEHPAFAGRIIKQHDFVGDAFGGENEDGSTNFDPVPDENADDCGGHGTHVAGIVGGSDPVTGFQGVAPGVKFGAYKVFGCEGSTMADIMVAAMERAAEDGMQVLNMSIGASFQWPDYPTAKAANNLTKRGMIVTVSAGNSGTQGQYATGAPSLGEDVIAVASIDNVSLDLNNFTLSTDGSRVPFDAVAGADPLTVGETYQVVRTPTGTPTTTNDGCSVNGASPFAPGSLSGQAVLIRRGSCTFREKVLNAQAAGAAAVILYNNQPGFFSPTVASSSANDNIEIEIPVAMVPKEFGEKMVNQLIAGQILTIFVNPDVQSYANPTGGTASGFSSYGVSPDLNLKPDVAAPGGSIRSTYPLSIDPTGYAVLSGTSMAAPHLAGIAALMLEAKPDLQAKDARTLFQNTAVPTKLFLNNAVTSFTDAVQKQGAGLVSAGNAYAALQTGARITPSKLSLGESDSFPTRTKILVLRNNGPLKQTFTVRHLPAVALGGTIQTPALSTAAATMTVNGTATTTSAGPTITLAPFSTAELTVTVTAPTAPALGQYGGYLSLTSDTSTNLTVPYAGFIGDLQKVPVLTNARFGSYVADFPILVDPVADYEEGGYLWEESEVPTAEQQIIYTFREVTVGEGEDAQQVIDQPSLLIHFGFQARRVTFELLNANGDAVDTLDTWNYQGRNGDESVGPGLDAYDTFAWDGKRSDGSNAANGQYRLRVRVLKALGDESNPAHYETYTSQTFTVQR, encoded by the coding sequence TTGAACACCAAATCCACCCAGTTCACTGCGCTGGCGCTTCTCACGGGCGCGATCACCCTGGCGTCGTGCGGACAGACCTCCGCGCCCAAGGCCGTCCCGAACGCACAGACCAAGCCGGGCCTGAGCATGCCCACCACCGACCAGGGCACGGGCCGCTGGTTTATCGAGCTCGAGGGCGAAGTCGGCCCGGGCGGCCTGAGCGCGCAGTCGATCGGTGCTCAGCAGGCGCAGTTCCGCGCGCTCGCGGCGAGTCGCAACCTCCAGTTTCAGGAGGTCGCGAGCTTCGATACCGTCTTCAACGGCTTCTCGGTCAAAGCCGACGAGTCCACCGTGCGCCGGCTCGCCAAGCTGCCGGGCGTGAGCAACGTGTTCCCGGTCGTGCAGGTCGAGCGCCCCAAGACCCAGGCGGCGACCCTCACCCCCGAGATGGCGTCGGCTCCTGGCATGACCGGCGCCGCGTACCTGCGTGAGGAACTCGGGTTGACCGGCAAGGACGTCAAGGTCGCCGTGATGGACACCGGGATCGACAACGAGCACCCGGCCTTCGCGGGGCGCATCATCAAGCAGCACGACTTCGTGGGCGACGCCTTCGGCGGCGAGAACGAGGACGGCAGCACCAACTTCGATCCTGTGCCCGACGAAAACGCCGACGACTGTGGGGGTCACGGCACGCACGTCGCGGGCATCGTCGGCGGCAGCGATCCGGTGACCGGCTTCCAGGGCGTGGCCCCAGGCGTGAAGTTCGGCGCGTACAAGGTTTTCGGCTGCGAAGGCTCGACGATGGCCGACATCATGGTCGCGGCGATGGAGCGCGCGGCGGAAGACGGCATGCAGGTGCTCAACATGAGCATCGGCGCGAGCTTCCAGTGGCCCGATTACCCCACCGCCAAGGCCGCCAACAACCTGACCAAGCGCGGCATGATCGTGACGGTCTCGGCGGGCAACAGCGGCACCCAGGGCCAGTACGCCACGGGCGCCCCCTCGCTCGGCGAGGACGTGATCGCGGTCGCGTCGATCGACAATGTCAGCCTCGACCTGAACAACTTCACCCTGAGCACCGACGGCAGCCGCGTGCCTTTCGACGCCGTGGCGGGCGCCGATCCCCTCACGGTGGGCGAGACCTATCAGGTGGTGCGCACCCCGACCGGCACGCCGACCACCACCAACGACGGCTGCTCGGTCAATGGCGCGAGCCCCTTCGCTCCGGGCAGCCTCAGTGGCCAGGCGGTCTTGATCCGGCGCGGCAGCTGCACCTTCCGTGAAAAGGTCCTGAACGCGCAGGCGGCGGGCGCGGCGGCCGTGATTCTGTACAACAACCAGCCGGGCTTCTTCAGCCCGACGGTGGCTTCGAGCAGCGCCAACGACAACATCGAGATCGAGATCCCGGTCGCCATGGTGCCCAAAGAGTTTGGCGAGAAGATGGTCAATCAGCTGATCGCCGGCCAGATCCTGACGATCTTCGTCAACCCCGACGTGCAGTCCTACGCCAACCCGACGGGCGGCACCGCCTCGGGCTTCTCGTCGTACGGCGTCTCGCCGGACCTCAACCTCAAGCCCGACGTGGCGGCGCCCGGCGGCTCGATCCGCTCGACCTACCCCCTGAGCATCGACCCCACCGGCTACGCGGTGCTGAGCGGCACCTCGATGGCCGCGCCGCACCTCGCCGGCATCGCCGCGCTGATGCTCGAAGCCAAGCCCGACCTCCAGGCCAAAGACGCGCGCACGCTGTTCCAGAACACGGCGGTGCCGACCAAGCTGTTCCTGAACAACGCCGTCACCAGCTTCACCGACGCGGTGCAGAAGCAGGGCGCGGGTCTGGTGAGTGCCGGCAACGCCTACGCGGCGCTGCAAACCGGCGCGCGCATCACGCCCAGCAAGCTCAGCCTTGGCGAGAGCGACTCTTTCCCCACCCGCACGAAGATCCTGGTGCTGCGGAACAACGGACCGCTCAAGCAGACCTTCACGGTGCGGCACCTGCCGGCCGTGGCGCTCGGCGGCACCATCCAGACTCCGGCGCTGAGCACGGCGGCGGCCACGATGACGGTCAACGGCACCGCCACGACCACGAGCGCCGGCCCCACCATCACCCTGGCCCCCTTCAGCACGGCGGAGCTGACCGTCACGGTCACCGCGCCGACCGCCCCGGCCCTCGGACAGTACGGCGGCTACCTCTCCCTGACCTCCGACACCAGCACCAACCTGACGGTGCCGTACGCCGGCTTTATCGGTGACCTTCAGAAGGTCCCGGTGCTGACGAACGCCCGCTTTGGCAGCTACGTCGCCGACTTCCCGATCCTGGTCGACCCGGTCGCCGACTACGAGGAAGGCGGCTACCTCTGGGAAGAGTCCGAAGTCCCGACCGCCGAGCAGCAGATCATCTACACCTTCCGGGAAGTGACGGTCGGCGAGGGCGAGGACGCCCAGCAGGTCATCGACCAGCCAAGCCTCCTGATCCACTTCGGCTTCCAGGCCCGGCGCGTGACCTTTGAGTTGCTCAACGCCAACGGCGACGCCGTAGACACTCTCGACACCTGGAACTATCAGGGCCGCAACGGTGACGAGTCGGTCGGCCCCGGCCTCGACGCCTACGACACCTTCGCCTGGGACGGCAAGCGCTCGGACGGGAGCAACGCTGCCAACGGCCAGTACCGCCTGCGCGTGCGGGTGCTCAAGGCCCTGGGCGACGAGTCCAACCCCGCCCACTACGAGACCTACACCAGCCAGACCTTCACCGTCCAGCGCTGA
- a CDS encoding alpha/beta hydrolase family protein: MLLLLVVGAGYVAFTQPERLGLTLPWAAPSATTPSPAEPGAPTTETPVQDAPNTLRTDPLGRVTDEALRAFVARQPISIQALRAREYPGSALSVVRTLSPGVNYSRQVVSYQSDGLKIYALLTVPNGTPPQGGWPAIVFNHGYIPPAEYRTTERYGPYQDAFARAGFATLKSDYRGHGDSEGVAGGGYNDPGYTVDVLNAAASLKRDSRVNARRIGLWGHSMGGQLSLRAMLVDPNLKAASLWAGVIAGYDILATDWNRAPQTERPVLDDLNRRYLRQLSPNAYLSELRGRPLQLHHGTADADVPYSFQQALAADLRAAQQPFEAFRYEGDNHNLSGNLGLALRRSVAFFQEHL, encoded by the coding sequence GTGCTCCTTTTGCTCGTGGTGGGCGCCGGCTACGTCGCCTTTACCCAGCCCGAGCGTCTGGGGCTCACCCTGCCGTGGGCCGCGCCCTCCGCCACCACGCCCAGCCCCGCCGAGCCCGGCGCACCGACCACCGAGACGCCGGTCCAAGACGCCCCGAATACGCTGAGGACCGACCCCCTCGGGCGCGTGACCGACGAGGCGCTGCGGGCCTTCGTCGCCCGGCAGCCGATCAGCATTCAGGCGCTGCGGGCGCGCGAGTACCCCGGCAGCGCCCTGAGCGTGGTCCGGACCCTGAGTCCCGGCGTCAACTACTCGCGTCAGGTGGTGAGCTACCAGTCGGACGGGCTGAAGATCTACGCCCTCCTCACCGTCCCCAACGGCACGCCGCCCCAGGGAGGCTGGCCGGCCATCGTGTTCAACCACGGCTATATCCCGCCCGCCGAGTACCGCACCACCGAGCGCTACGGGCCGTACCAGGACGCCTTCGCGCGGGCCGGTTTCGCGACCCTGAAAAGCGACTATCGGGGCCACGGCGACTCGGAAGGGGTGGCGGGCGGCGGCTACAACGATCCCGGCTACACCGTGGACGTGCTCAACGCGGCGGCGAGCCTGAAACGTGACTCCCGCGTCAACGCCCGGCGCATTGGTCTGTGGGGCCACTCGATGGGCGGGCAACTCTCCCTGCGCGCGATGCTCGTGGACCCGAACCTCAAGGCCGCGTCGCTCTGGGCCGGAGTCATCGCCGGTTACGACATCCTCGCCACCGACTGGAACCGCGCGCCGCAGACCGAAAGACCCGTGCTCGACGATCTCAACCGCCGGTATCTGCGCCAGTTGAGTCCCAACGCTTACCTCTCCGAATTGCGGGGCCGCCCGCTGCAACTGCACCACGGCACCGCCGATGCCGACGTGCCGTACTCCTTCCAGCAGGCCCTCGCCGCCGACCTGCGCGCCGCCCAGCAACCCTTCGAGGCGTTCCGCTACGAGGGCGACAACCACAATCTCAGCGGCAACCTGGGGCTGGCGCTGAGGCGTTCGGTGGCGTTTTTTCAGGAGCACTTGTAG